The nucleotide window TGCGCACCGGGGTCTCCAGATGCACCGAGCCCTCGTGGAGCCGGGAGGCGATGGTCTCGGAGACGCTCTGCATGCCGCCGATCACGCGGCGGTCCAGGATGAAGTCCTCATCGACCAGGTTGCTGAAGGAGCCCGCGGAGGCGGCCATCAGCACAGCCTGCAGCGCGGAGAAGGCATGATCGGGCTTGGTCAGCATCCCACCGGCCAGGAAGATCGCGATGTTCTCCCGCGCGGCGGCGTCCTCGGTCTGCTCCCGGAGCCATTCGTTGAAGGTCACCGTGTCCAGCTCGCGGGCCTTCGGGTGCGCCCACGGCTCGGCGGGGCCGATCGAGGCGGCCAGCTCATCGAGGATGCCGATGATGCGCTCCATCTCGGCCACGGTGCGCTCGTGGGCGGGGAACATGTCGCCGGTGTACTCGTGGCGTTCGCCCTCGCGGTCCAGGTAGATGTTCGCGCCCTCGCGGTAGCGGGAGAAGGTGCCCATGCCGAGTTCCTCGAGCAGGCCAAGGAGCTCCGTCTGATCGGGGGAGACCCACTGGCCGCCGATCTCCAGGAAGGCCCCGTCGATCTCCTTGGACCAGGTGCGCCCGCCGACCCGGTCCCGCGCCTCGAGCACGATCACCGATTGTCCGGCGGCCTGCAGCGTGCGAGCCGCCATGAGCCCGGCCGGACCTGCACCGACGACGACGACGTCGGCCTCCAGCGCCTCGGCGCTGCCCACTGATCTGGTGGTCTGCATAGTGTTCCCCTTCACATTTAAATTAACTATATTCATTAACGGGCAGTGTCGAGCTGCTGTCAAGCCCCTGGGGCGGGATTTCATCTGGGTGTTACACGGGCGGTGGAGCGACTCGCGGTAGATTGAGTCGCTGTCAGCCCATGAAGCGCAGCATCGAGCAAAGGACCTCAGCAGTGGCCGCGGAGAAGACAAGCCCTCGACGCCGAGGACGCCCCACCTCTCCGGTGCTTTCGCGCAGCATGATCGCTGGACGCGCCATGGAGCTGGTGGCCGAGCGCGGCTATGACCACCTCACCATGGCCGGGCTCGCACGGAAGCTCGGCGTCTCTGCCTCCGCGCTGTATAACCATGTGTCTTCGAAACATGACGTGTTGGTGCTGATCCAGGACCGGCTCAACGAGGAGATCGACTACAGCGCCTTCGATCACCAGGACTGGCCCCAGGGTCTGCGCCACTGGGCGCACTCCTACCGCGAGTGCTACATCGAGCACACCGAGCTGATCCCGCTGATCGCGGTGCTGCCCATCGCCGACGCGCCGCAGTCGGTGAAGATGTATGAACACGTCTTCACGGCGCTGCACTCCGCGGGGGTCGAGCAGCGTGACGCGGTGGACATCATCGTCGGGATCGAGGCGCTGGTCTTCGGTGCCGCCTTCGACGCCTCTGCCCCGGCTGACATCTTCGACCCGGGCGGCCTCCTGGAGATGGCGCCAGCCTTCGCTGAAGCGGCGGCCCTGCGCGCGGCTGATGCCCGCGGCTCCGCCGATCGCGCCTTCGAGATGGCGCTCGATGCGCTGATCGACGGACTGCGCCGGCGGGTCAGTCCAGAGCGTGCATGATGTGCTTGACCCGGGTGTACTCCTCGACTGAGTAGTTCGAGAGGTCCTTGCCGTAGCCAGAGGACTTGAACCCGCCGTGCGGCATCTCCGCTACCAGCAGCAGGTGGGTGTTGACCCAGACGCAGCCGAAGTCGAGGTCCCGGGTGAAGCGCATCGCGCGGGTGTGATTCGTGGTCCAGACGCTGGAGGCCAGTGCGTACTCCACCCCGTTGGAGAGCTCGATGGCCTCCTCCTCGGTGGAGAAGCGCTGCACGGTGAGCACCGGGGCGAAGGTCTCCTCCTGAACCAGCTCGTCCTCCTGGCGGACCCCGGTGATGATGGTGGGCTCGACGAAGAAGCCCGTGGCATCCTCCGACGGCGCGCCACCGGTCACCACGGTGGCGTGGGCCGGGATGTTCTTGAGCTTGGTGCAGACCGTCTCGTAGTGGCGCACGTTGTTCAGTGGGCCGAAGTCGTTCTTGGCGTCGTCGGAGTGGCCAGTGGTCACCTTGCGCGCCTCGGCGGCGAGCAGGTCCACGAACTCGTCATGGATGCTGTCCTCCACGATCACTCGGGTGACAGCCGTGCAGTCCTGCCCAGCGTTGAAGGTGCCAAAGGTGATCAGCGCCTCGGCTGCCTTGGCCAGGTCTGCGTCGGCGAAGACGACGGCGGGCGCCTTGCCACCGAGCTCGAGGTGAGTGCGCTTCACGCCCTCCGCGGCGGAGGCCGCGACATGCTGACCCGCGCGCACCGAGCCGGTGATGGCGACCATCGCGGGGGTGGGATGCTCGGTGAGCAGCTTGCCGGTGCTTCCGTCGCCGAGGACCACGTTGAGCACGCCTGCGGGGAAGACCTCACCGGCCAGCCGAGCGAGGACCAGCGTGGACTCTGGGGTGGACTCGGCCGGCTTGAGCACGATCGTGTTGCCGGCGGCCAGTGCGGGTCCGATCTTCCAGATGGCCATCATCAGCGGGAAGTTCCAGGGGGTGATCTGCGCGACGACGCCGAGCGGTTCACGGCGCACATAGGAGGTGTGGCCCCCCATGTACTCCGCGGCGCCACGGCCCTCCAGCAGGCGGGCCGCGCCGGCGAAGAAGCGCAGCTGATCGGCGCCCGCGGCGACCTCCTCCTCGGCGATGATCCTCCGCGGCTGACCGGTGTTGCGGTGCTGCGCCTCGACCAGCTCGTCTGAATGCTCCTCCATCTTGTCCGCCAGGGCGAGCAGGCAGCGCTGCCGCTCCGAGGGGGTCACGGACTTCCAGGCGGCGAAGGCCTCCCGGGCCGCGGCGAAGGCGGCGTCGACATCGGCGGCCTCCGAAATGGGGGAGACGGCGACGCGTTCCCCGCTGACCGGGCTGACGACGTCCATGTCCGAGGAGCCTGTGGCCTCGACGAATGCTCCATTGATGAAATTCTCAAGCCGTGAGCTCACAGAGATCTCCTCCATTCAGATAATGATTCGTGTTCATTTTAGGACGGTCCCGTGTGATGCGCAACACTCGAGTGAGGATGGTGCTCGCCGCCTGGCAGTCCCCAAGGGGTTCGGGTTGAACCCGCGTGAGCATTGAAGGAATCGAGGTGGAGGGTCTGACCACACTCTCGCCGGACCAAGATGCAGTCTCCGCTAGAAGCCCGTTCTACAGAGCCTTAGGGCTGTCGATTCAGCGATCTGGGCGCTTCTTCGCAACCGGGGGTCTTGGCACTCAATACGCTCTACTGGGGCGCTGTTGGAGTCAGGGCGTGTCCTGTGACCGTGCTCGCTCCGCCCGGCGCTTCGGCGCTGTTTCGGCCGCCTACTAACCCTGCTGCAACCCTGGAACACGCTGTTCATTTCGAACTTCCGCACCCACCGAAGTCAGTTCCAAGCGAGAGAGAAACTCACTCTGCGTCTTCACGGCGAGGATGTGCTCTTCCTGATGAAGCAGCCTCGCACCCCCGTGGATCTCGTCTTCACTGAAATTTCGGTTGAGAACGGGGTCGCAGTGCGAGGCGTCGAAAGCGTCATGCGCCCCGGAGAGGTGGCCATCCTGAGGGTGGGGCAGCGCAGTGAGGATCTCGTATGCCGCGCTGTAGACAGGGTACTCGGCGTGCCAGTGGCGACCTTGCAAGTGTCCGTCCGGAGATAGTGCCGAATGGGGGTCGCTGCGAAGTGACTCTTCATGGATGCTCAACCATCCGCGTTCATCCAATTCGCTGCGAATGAATGGTTGTTCTTTGGGAGGGAGAATCTCGTCAGGCACCAGACAGATCGGAATGCGCCGAGATTCTTGTTGGCTCATCCAAATCAAGGTCCGGTAGGCGAAGATCGTGAGAGACATCAGCATTGCTCCTAGCCAGGCAACCCTAGTGTTGGCAGACCCGCATCGTTCAGTCAGCCTACAGATCCGCTCCGTCAGATGGAACAGTATTCTGGATAACGTAGAACCTGAGGCGTGATCCGCGTCTGCAAAGCCGGTCAGTCCTGCGGTCCTCAGCTCACGGCGCTGGATGGATCGGCACCGCATCATGCGGCAGGGCCAGGCTCAGGCGTAGGGCCAGGCTCAGGCGTAGGGCCAGGCTCAGGCGTAGGGCAGCTTATGCAGGCGCTCGCCCATCCGGTGCTGGCGGTCAGCCTGGGTGCGCAGGCGCCGGTACTCCCGGTTCCGCCGCTCGGCCATGACCGCGACCAAAAAGTCCGTGGCCGACGACGGCGGCGCCGGGGGTGCCACATAGACGGCCACCTCATTGGCCAGCCGGTTCGCCGTGTGCTCCAGCGCCTGGGTGTTGTGCCCTTTGGGGGACTCCTGCACTGTGCGCAGCAACCGGGAGGCCCGGGCCGCCACCGGATCGGGGATCCGGCCGAGGTCTGCGATCTGAGTCCAGGAGGTCAGCTGCGGCGGCACCGGAAGCATCATCGGCTTCACCGCAGGCTGGCGGACCCGGATCACATAGGTGCCCGCGACCATATCGCCCAGCCGCTTGGTGCGCCGGCTGAACATCCCCGCGAAGAGCGGCACCATGCCGAAGGTCAGATAGACCTCCCCGAAGCCGACCAGCGCGCGGATGGCGGCATGCCGCAGCCGGATCGCGCCGCCGTCGTCGCGCACCACCCGGGTCCCGAAGATCAGCCGACCCACCGAGCGGCCGCGAGACAGCGTCTCCACAGTCATCGGGACCACCACCAGGCAGAGGATCGCACCGCCCAGGGTCACCGCCGCCTCGAGCGCCGGATTGGAGAAGGCGACCGCGGCTGTCAGCCCGGAGAGGATCACGAAGGCGAGCAGCGCGAACCAGTAGACGATCAGGTCCACGATCAGCGAGGCGGCCCGGGTGATCAAGGAGGCGGCTGGAAGCTCCAGCTCGACTCCCTCGCCGGTGATGACATTGCGCATGCGCCAAGCCTAGCGTCAGCGGACCCGCCGGAACTGGAGAGTCGGCTCCGAGTCTCTCCCGCCTGACTAGGAGGCTGGTGTCCAGGGCTTGAGGATCTCGTTCATGGCATCGGTGAGGCTGCGCTGCAGCAGGGGTCCAAAGGAGACACGCTTGACGCCCATGCGGGTGACCTCCTCCAGACTCATCCACTCCGGAACGGCACCGTTGACCGGGTGAGCGGTGACGTTGAGCGGGGTGGTCACGGCGTCGAGGATCTTCTCCAGGTACTCCTTGGAAGGCACCTTCACCGGGTAGAGCGAATCCGCGCCGGCCTCCTCCAGCAGACGCAGCCGCGTCAGCGCGTTCTCCAGCTGGGCCTCCGGCGCCTCGTCCGTGGTGAAGGCGTCGGTGCGTCCGTTGATGACCAGGTGGGTGCCCGCGGCGTCGGCGGCTGCCCGGATCTGCGCGATGTAGGCGCCGTGTTCCTGCGGGGAGCGCATCTCGTCCATCGAGTGGACGGTGTCCTCGATGTTGATGCCGACCGCGCCGGATTCCAGGGTCTTTCGCACGAGCTCCTCGGCCGGGGTGTCA belongs to Nesterenkonia halotolerans and includes:
- a CDS encoding flavin monoamine oxidase family protein; the encoded protein is MQTTRSVGSAEALEADVVVVGAGPAGLMAARTLQAAGQSVIVLEARDRVGGRTWSKEIDGAFLEIGGQWVSPDQTELLGLLEELGMGTFSRYREGANIYLDREGERHEYTGDMFPAHERTVAEMERIIGILDELAASIGPAEPWAHPKARELDTVTFNEWLREQTEDAAARENIAIFLAGGMLTKPDHAFSALQAVLMAASAGSFSNLVDEDFILDRRVIGGMQSVSETIASRLHEGSVHLETPVRTISWNDDGGATVFSDRVTVRAQQVILAVPPNLYSRISFEPALPRLQHQMHQHQSMGLVIKVHAVYATPFWRDKGLSGTGFGPNEICQEVYDNTNHEDTRGTLVAFISDEKADEMFALPEQDRREAIVRSLAAYLGEEALTPEVYYESDFGSEEWTRGAYAASFDLGGLSRYGAHQRRAVGPLHWACSDLAAEGYQHVDGALRQGRRAAQDIVHRLAEHTPDHMEVNHG
- a CDS encoding TetR/AcrR family transcriptional regulator — translated: MAAEKTSPRRRGRPTSPVLSRSMIAGRAMELVAERGYDHLTMAGLARKLGVSASALYNHVSSKHDVLVLIQDRLNEEIDYSAFDHQDWPQGLRHWAHSYRECYIEHTELIPLIAVLPIADAPQSVKMYEHVFTALHSAGVEQRDAVDIIVGIEALVFGAAFDASAPADIFDPGGLLEMAPAFAEAAALRAADARGSADRAFEMALDALIDGLRRRVSPERA
- a CDS encoding aminobutyraldehyde dehydrogenase produces the protein MSSRLENFINGAFVEATGSSDMDVVSPVSGERVAVSPISEAADVDAAFAAAREAFAAWKSVTPSERQRCLLALADKMEEHSDELVEAQHRNTGQPRRIIAEEEVAAGADQLRFFAGAARLLEGRGAAEYMGGHTSYVRREPLGVVAQITPWNFPLMMAIWKIGPALAAGNTIVLKPAESTPESTLVLARLAGEVFPAGVLNVVLGDGSTGKLLTEHPTPAMVAITGSVRAGQHVAASAAEGVKRTHLELGGKAPAVVFADADLAKAAEALITFGTFNAGQDCTAVTRVIVEDSIHDEFVDLLAAEARKVTTGHSDDAKNDFGPLNNVRHYETVCTKLKNIPAHATVVTGGAPSEDATGFFVEPTIITGVRQEDELVQEETFAPVLTVQRFSTEEEAIELSNGVEYALASSVWTTNHTRAMRFTRDLDFGCVWVNTHLLLVAEMPHGGFKSSGYGKDLSNYSVEEYTRVKHIMHALD
- a CDS encoding RDD family protein — translated: MRNVITGEGVELELPAASLITRAASLIVDLIVYWFALLAFVILSGLTAAVAFSNPALEAAVTLGGAILCLVVVPMTVETLSRGRSVGRLIFGTRVVRDDGGAIRLRHAAIRALVGFGEVYLTFGMVPLFAGMFSRRTKRLGDMVAGTYVIRVRQPAVKPMMLPVPPQLTSWTQIADLGRIPDPVAARASRLLRTVQESPKGHNTQALEHTANRLANEVAVYVAPPAPPSSATDFLVAVMAERRNREYRRLRTQADRQHRMGERLHKLPYA
- a CDS encoding isocitrate lyase/PEP mutase family protein produces the protein MTTSQERAQLLLDLHHQDKPVILPTVWDVWSAETCAAAGFSALTIGSHPVADSLGQADGEGMDLDEVLAVVRRITDVVDLPVSVDLESGYDTPAEELVRKTLESGAVGINIEDTVHSMDEMRSPQEHGAYIAQIRAAADAAGTHLVINGRTDAFTTDEAPEAQLENALTRLRLLEEAGADSLYPVKVPSKEYLEKILDAVTTPLNVTAHPVNGAVPEWMSLEEVTRMGVKRVSFGPLLQRSLTDAMNEILKPWTPAS